Part of the Lysobacter enzymogenes genome is shown below.
GCCGGGCAGCTGCCGGCCGTGGGTCGGCCTGGAAGCGGCGCAGATCGACGTCGCCGGCAACGGCAAGCGCCGCTACCGTTTCGAAGTGGCGGTGCCGAAGGACGCGCCGGCCGGCGAATGCCGCTTCGCGATCCTGCTGGAAGGCGAGCCGGAAACCGTCGGCGGCGCGCTGGCGCTGCCGGTGAGCGGGCGCATCGGCATCATCGTCTACCTCGCCGTCGGCGACGCCGCGGCGCAGTTGCGCGTGGTCGACACCGGCACCGCGCAGATCGACGGCCGGCGCGTGCCGGTGCTGCGCGTGCGCAACGAGGGCAATGCGCATACGCGGCTGGAAGGTTTGGTCGACGCGGTCGACGCCGGCGGCCGCCGCTACGGCCTGCAGCCTTCGAGCCTGCCGATCCTGCCCGGCGAAACCCGCACCCTGGCGCTGACGCCGCAGGCCGACGACGCCGACGCGGCCGCGCCGACCCTGGCGTATCCGTTGCAGCTCAAGGGCGCGCTGGAATGGGACCGGCAGAAGTTGCCGCTCGACCAGCGCCTGGCGCCGTGAGCCGCGCGCGGTGACCGCCCGCTCGCGCCCGTTGCTGCGCCGCCGCCTCGTCGCGGCGCTGACGCTCGTGCTGACCGCGTCCGCGTCGACCGCAGCGGCGCAGGACAAGGACGGCGCCGCTGCCGACAACGACTACCGCGACCGCATCATCGCGCCGCAGTCGCTGGCGCCGCTGCCGCCGGACCCGGAAGAAACCCGCGACGACAGCGGCCTGCCGCGTTCGCTGCGGATCGGCTTCGACTACGCGCGCAACGAACGCGGCGACGACCGCTACGACGAAAGCGGCGTCAGCCTCGGCGGCTATTGGGAAACCGCGGACTGGGGCAGCCTCTCGCTCGACGCCACCGCGCTGCGCCGCAACCGCGGCGAAGGCCGGCGCGATGCGCGCGAATGGAGCGGCGCGGCGACGCTGTGGCAGCGCGGCGTGTATCTCGACGGCGGCTGGCGCGGCGACAACGGCCTCGGCGTGATCGCCACGCCGGCGCTGGAGTTGCAGCGCAACCAGTACCGGTTCTTCCTGCCGACGGTGGCGATGGCCGGCGCCAGCAGCCAGTGGAGCCGCGACAGCGACGGCCGCAGCGTGTACGCCGCGTTCGGCCGCGCCGGCGTGTTCGACGGCACCCGCACGGTCGGCTTCGACCTCGCCGACGGCGAAGTCGCCGCGCTCGGCGCGCAGTGGCGGCCGGCGCAGGACTGGACCGCGTCGGCGGCGCTGCTCAGCACCGACGGCCGGATCGCGCCGGACGAACGCGGCGTCGGCTACGTCGCCGGCGCGACCCAGGCCGGGCACTGGGCCGCGCGCTGGAGCTCGGGCGCCGACTCGGTGCAATTCAATCTGCTCAACAGCCACAGCCGCGACGGCAACGCCAGCGGCGGCTGGATCGACGCCAGCGCGCGCCGCGGCCGCTTCCGCCACGACGCCGGCCTGTTCTCGCTCGACCCCGGCATGGCCTGGGGCGCGCTGCCGGTCAATCAGGACGCGCGCGGCGGCTATTACCGCCTGGGCTACCAATACGGCCGCTGGCTGTGGAACGCCGGGCTCGACGAAATCCGTTCGATCAGCGGCCGCGGCTTCGACGGCCGCTACGCGACCGCGTTCGCGCGCTATCAGGCCAGCACGCGCCTGGGCTACGGCGCCAGCGCGAGCCTGCGCCACGCGCAGCGCGGCGGCGACGCGTACTCGGTGCAGGGCTTCGCCGATTACCGCAGCGATTGGGGCCAGACCCGGCTGCAACTCGACCGCGCCGACGCCGGCGGCGGCGAACGCAGCTGGCAGGCCAGCATCGATCAGGCGCTGCCGCTGCCGGAAGGCCAGCACCTGTCGCTGTCGCTGGCGTACGCCGAACTCGGCCAGCGCGGCCTGGAGGCGACCCGCAGCGCCAGCGCCTCGCTGTACGGCGGCCTGCGCCTGGGCCAGCGCTGGAGCCTCGACGGCAACGCGCGCTGGAGCCACGGCGACGGCCCGTCGGCGACGCGCGGCAGCGACATCAACCTCAGCCTCAGCGGCGCGCTGGCGCGCGGCTGGTCGCTGAGCGCGGCGGTGTATCAGAGCCGCGGCTCGCAGCGCTCGCCGTTCCTGCTCGATCCCTTGGCCCTGGACTCGCCGTTCCAGCGCCTGCCGCGCGAACGCTCGGCGCTGCTGACCCTGCGCTACGACTGGCAGGCCGGGCGCTCGCTGCCGATCCTCGGCGCCGCGCCGGGCGCGGCCAGCGGCGCGATCGCCGGGACGCTGTACCTCGACGAGAACGGCGACGGCGTACGCGCCGCGTCGGAATCGCCGGCGGCCAACGTCACCGTGATCCTCGACGGCCGCTGGACCGCGCGCACCGACAGCAACGGTGCGTTCGCGTTCGACCGGGTCGGCGTCGGCGAACACCGCCTGCAGGTCGTCGCCGACAACCTGCCGTTGCCGTGGTCGCTGGTCGAAGCGCCGATGGCGGTGCGGGTGTCGGTGCGCGAGACCGCGCGCGTGGAAATCGGCGCGACGCGGCCGCGATGAGGGGCTTGGCGCGTGTGGCGAGGTTTTCGCCGCACGCCGGATGACGCGATGAGCCCCCTGTAGGAGCGACGCGAGTCGCGACCGCGCGCTTTCACGCTCGCGGCGCGACTTTCGCCGCACGCCGGTTGGCGCGGTCGCGGCTCGCGCCGCTCCTACAGGCAGCAGACGATTTGCGCGGCGCCGGGCTGCGCGACGTCGCGGTGAAGCGGCCGCCGATTTACGCGGTGGCCAACGCCGGCCGGCTTCGCGCCGGCGCCGCGGTCGCCAGCAACCGCTCCGCCAGATCGCGCGCGGCCACGCGCAACTCCGGCACCGCGGTGATCTCCCACAACTGCGCGCGCAGCAGCGGTCCGATCGCGTACAGCCCGCGCACCGCCGCGCCCTTGCGGTCCAGCGCTTCGAACTGCGCCGACGTGCGCAGCCCCAGGCCGAGCGGATCGGCCGCGATCAGACCCGATTCGCGCAGATGCGCGATCAGCGGATGGGTGGTGCGCTCGACATCGGTGTCCAGGCCGGTCGCGCGGATCAGCGCGTCGAAGCGCTCGGTGTGCAGGCGCTGGCCGCCGCGTTCGCGGATCAGCGCTTCGACCGCGTCGTCGCCGCGGCGCGCGCGCAGCAGGCGGCCGGCGCGGATCTGCAGCTGGCCGGACTCCTGCAAGGCCTGCAACTCGTCGGCCAGCTGCGGCGCGATGCGATGCCGCAGCGCTTCCCAGTACGAACGCAGATGGCGCGCGAACGCGCTGCGCTGCGCCGCCGGCATGCCGGCCCAGAAACTTTGCGTGTACGGCCGCAGCGCGTCGACCAGGCTGCGCCAGTCGTCGACCACCGGGGCCAGATTGCGCAGCGCGCGCAGCAGTTCGCGCGGGGCGTGGCCGTCGAGCGCGTGCAGCACCGCCGGCGGCAGCGCCACCGGCGCCGGCGCGGCCTCGCCGTGGGTGCGCGGCAGCAGGCCGTGGCGCGACAGCGCCACGATCGGGCCGCGATGGCCGCGCTTGTGCAGGCTCACCACCACATCGGCCATCGTCAGACCGGTGCCGACGATCAGCAAGCGCGCGGCCGGGTCGAGCGCGTCGAGCGCGCCGTCCTGCCACGGCCAGCCGAGATAGCTCGGATGCACCGCCAAGCGCGGCCCGACCCCGGCCAAGGGCTGCGGCGGCAGCGCGCCGACCGCGAGCACGACCTTGTCGGTCAGGAAATCGCTGCCGTCGGCCAGATGCACGCGGAAACCGGCGGCGGCGCGTTCCACCGCGATCGCCTCGTGGCGGATCTGGCTGAAGCCGGCGGTGCTGCCGGCGACCGCGGCTTGCAGCTGCGCATGCAGGTATTCGCCGAACAACAACCGCGGCAGGTAGCTGCCGCGAGCGCGGTCGGTGAGGTTGAGCCAGTCGGCGAAACCGCCCGGCGCGTCGGGCGTGGCGCCCAGATCGCTGGCGCGCACGTTGAGCAGATGCTCCGGCCGCGCCTCGCCGTAGGCCACGCCGCGGCCGTAGCTTTCCGGCTGTCCGACCAGGCACAGCTCCACGCCGGGACCGGCGCTGCGCGCCAGTTCGCCGGCCAGGGCGCTGCCGCTGAAACCCGCACCGATGATCGTGATCCGCATGGGGCTGCTCCTGCGTTCGAGAGTGGAGCAGACGTTCTAGTGGATTGCG
Proteins encoded:
- a CDS encoding FAD/NAD(P)-binding protein, translating into MRITIIGAGFSGSALAGELARSAGPGVELCLVGQPESYGRGVAYGEARPEHLLNVRASDLGATPDAPGGFADWLNLTDRARGSYLPRLLFGEYLHAQLQAAVAGSTAGFSQIRHEAIAVERAAAGFRVHLADGSDFLTDKVVLAVGALPPQPLAGVGPRLAVHPSYLGWPWQDGALDALDPAARLLIVGTGLTMADVVVSLHKRGHRGPIVALSRHGLLPRTHGEAAPAPVALPPAVLHALDGHAPRELLRALRNLAPVVDDWRSLVDALRPYTQSFWAGMPAAQRSAFARHLRSYWEALRHRIAPQLADELQALQESGQLQIRAGRLLRARRGDDAVEALIRERGGQRLHTERFDALIRATGLDTDVERTTHPLIAHLRESGLIAADPLGLGLRTSAQFEALDRKGAAVRGLYAIGPLLRAQLWEITAVPELRVAARDLAERLLATAAPARSRPALATA
- a CDS encoding carboxypeptidase-like regulatory domain-containing protein — protein: MTARSRPLLRRRLVAALTLVLTASASTAAAQDKDGAAADNDYRDRIIAPQSLAPLPPDPEETRDDSGLPRSLRIGFDYARNERGDDRYDESGVSLGGYWETADWGSLSLDATALRRNRGEGRRDAREWSGAATLWQRGVYLDGGWRGDNGLGVIATPALELQRNQYRFFLPTVAMAGASSQWSRDSDGRSVYAAFGRAGVFDGTRTVGFDLADGEVAALGAQWRPAQDWTASAALLSTDGRIAPDERGVGYVAGATQAGHWAARWSSGADSVQFNLLNSHSRDGNASGGWIDASARRGRFRHDAGLFSLDPGMAWGALPVNQDARGGYYRLGYQYGRWLWNAGLDEIRSISGRGFDGRYATAFARYQASTRLGYGASASLRHAQRGGDAYSVQGFADYRSDWGQTRLQLDRADAGGGERSWQASIDQALPLPEGQHLSLSLAYAELGQRGLEATRSASASLYGGLRLGQRWSLDGNARWSHGDGPSATRGSDINLSLSGALARGWSLSAAVYQSRGSQRSPFLLDPLALDSPFQRLPRERSALLTLRYDWQAGRSLPILGAAPGAASGAIAGTLYLDENGDGVRAASESPAANVTVILDGRWTARTDSNGAFAFDRVGVGEHRLQVVADNLPLPWSLVEAPMAVRVSVRETARVEIGATRPR